One window from the genome of Azospirillum sp. B510 encodes:
- a CDS encoding response regulator transcription factor, giving the protein MTKILLIDDDPHIRDIVRFALKREGFAVVEAGDGVQGLALAQADSPDLILLDIGMPEIDGTEVCRRLRRESRVPIIFLSSRDDEIDRILGLELGGDDYVTKPFSPRELTARVKAVLRRVVPPEPPVPEGPAPVLRNNRLRLDLDGVRAFWDEMEVVLTATEFCLLRTLADRPGKVFSRDALMDGTYATERYVADRTVDSHIRRVRAKFQAVGGAPVETVHGLGYKLSDCR; this is encoded by the coding sequence ATGACCAAGATCCTGCTGATCGACGACGATCCCCACATCCGTGACATCGTCCGCTTCGCCCTGAAGCGGGAGGGCTTCGCCGTGGTCGAGGCCGGGGATGGCGTCCAGGGGCTGGCGCTGGCCCAGGCGGACTCTCCCGACCTGATCCTGCTCGACATCGGCATGCCGGAGATCGACGGAACCGAGGTCTGCCGCCGGCTGCGCCGGGAGAGCCGGGTCCCCATCATCTTCCTGTCGTCGCGCGACGACGAGATCGACCGAATTCTCGGCCTCGAACTGGGGGGCGACGATTACGTTACCAAGCCCTTCTCGCCGCGCGAGCTGACGGCGCGGGTCAAGGCGGTGCTGCGGCGGGTGGTCCCGCCGGAGCCGCCGGTTCCAGAGGGGCCGGCACCGGTCCTTCGCAACAACCGCCTGCGCCTGGACCTGGACGGCGTGCGTGCCTTCTGGGACGAGATGGAAGTGGTGCTGACCGCCACCGAGTTCTGCCTGCTGCGCACCCTCGCCGACCGGCCTGGAAAGGTGTTCAGCCGCGACGCCCTGATGGACGGCACCTATGCCACCGAACGCTATGTCGCCGACCGCACGGTGGACAGCCATATCCGCCGGGTCCGAGCCAAATTCCAGGCGGTGGGCGGCGCTCCTGTCGAAACCGTGCATGGGCTGGGCTACAAGCTGTCGGACTGCCGATGA
- a CDS encoding sensor histidine kinase yields MRSPFGRRPSIATVLLVMTVAALVLPLSGLWILRLYESALIRQTESELIAQAGVVAAFYRDAWRRAGGKAEELGPPVDPAWTRPPGFDPPWTPRFASLDLAEDPILPLAPDPVPAMAGDPTAAIAGSTLGPILREAQRITLAGMRVTDRQGVVVASTGEEMGLSLARQDEVRRALAGEAASVLRERTSHDRVSYRSASDSPAVPDRSRSVRVFTAQPVLEDGRVVGVVVVSRTPRSIADTLYGKRWHLAGLAVLLLASVGVLARLGTVAIARPLRAVTGLAKRTADGERGVMVPLPRPVVREVAELSDALTRMARTLEERADYIRDFAAHVSHEFKTPLTTIRGTVELLRDHTDSMPPEERDRFLANMDSEAGRLSRLVRRLLELARADVMTVTDDAVTDAVPVAARLADRHGADTSLPASLPVAIGQESLESVLANLIENARHHAGADARVTVTLRAEGERAILRVADDGPGISPANADRVFVPFFTTARDRSGTGLGLTIARGLVEAHGGSITLLPSERGALFEVALRRVIPLR; encoded by the coding sequence ATGAGATCGCCGTTCGGACGGCGGCCGTCGATCGCGACCGTGCTGCTGGTCATGACGGTGGCGGCACTGGTCCTGCCGCTGAGCGGCCTGTGGATCCTGCGCCTCTACGAAAGCGCCCTGATCCGCCAGACGGAATCGGAACTGATCGCCCAGGCCGGGGTGGTCGCCGCCTTCTACCGCGACGCTTGGCGCCGGGCCGGCGGAAAGGCGGAGGAGCTCGGGCCCCCGGTCGATCCGGCCTGGACACGCCCGCCGGGCTTCGATCCGCCCTGGACGCCGCGGTTCGCCAGCCTCGACCTTGCCGAGGATCCGATCCTTCCCCTTGCCCCCGATCCGGTCCCGGCGATGGCGGGCGACCCGACAGCCGCCATTGCCGGATCGACGCTCGGCCCGATCCTGCGCGAGGCGCAGCGCATCACCCTGGCCGGCATGAGGGTCACCGATCGCCAGGGGGTGGTCGTCGCCAGCACCGGCGAGGAGATGGGCCTGTCCCTGGCGCGGCAGGACGAGGTCCGCCGCGCCCTGGCCGGCGAGGCCGCCAGCGTCCTGCGCGAACGCACAAGCCACGACCGTGTGAGCTACCGGTCCGCTTCAGACAGCCCGGCCGTGCCGGATCGGAGCCGGTCGGTGAGGGTCTTCACCGCCCAGCCCGTGCTCGAGGACGGGCGCGTCGTCGGCGTGGTGGTGGTGTCGCGCACGCCGCGCAGCATCGCCGACACCCTCTACGGCAAGCGCTGGCACCTCGCAGGGCTCGCGGTGCTGTTGCTGGCATCAGTCGGGGTGCTGGCGCGGTTGGGGACGGTCGCCATCGCCCGCCCGCTCCGGGCGGTCACGGGGCTGGCGAAGCGCACGGCGGACGGCGAACGGGGCGTGATGGTCCCGCTGCCGCGCCCGGTGGTGCGCGAGGTCGCCGAACTGTCGGACGCGCTGACCCGGATGGCGAGGACGCTGGAGGAGCGGGCCGACTACATCCGCGACTTTGCCGCCCACGTCTCGCACGAGTTCAAGACACCGCTGACGACCATCCGCGGCACCGTCGAGCTGCTGCGCGATCACACGGACAGCATGCCTCCCGAAGAGCGGGACCGCTTCCTCGCCAACATGGACTCCGAGGCCGGACGGCTGTCCCGCCTCGTCCGCCGCCTGCTCGAACTGGCACGTGCCGACGTGATGACTGTGACCGACGATGCAGTGACCGACGCCGTGCCGGTCGCCGCTCGTCTGGCCGATCGTCATGGCGCGGACACGTCCCTGCCGGCGTCATTGCCGGTCGCCATCGGGCAGGAGTCCCTGGAAAGCGTCCTGGCGAACCTGATCGAGAATGCAAGACACCATGCCGGCGCGGACGCGCGGGTGACCGTCACTCTGCGGGCCGAGGGCGAGCGGGCGATCCTGCGGGTTGCCGACGACGGGCCGGGCATCTCGCCGGCGAATGCCGACCGGGTCTTCGTCCCCTTCTTCACCACCGCGCGCGACCGCAGCGGCACCGGTCTCGGCCTCACAATTGCGCGGGGGCTGGTGGAGGCCCATGGCGGAAGCATCACCCTGCTACCCTCCGAACGCGGCGCCCTGTTCGAGGTCGCCCTGCGCCGGGTCATACCACTCAGGTAA
- a CDS encoding ABC transporter ATP-binding protein, whose translation MQPIIEIRGLEKTYASGFQALKGVDLDIRRGEILALLGPNGAGKTTLISIVCGIVRATSGSVTVDGHDIRRDWRAARSLIGLVPQELTTESFESVWATVSFSRGLFGKPPNPAVIERILKDLSLWDKKDTKVMALSGGMKRRVLIAKALSHEPRILFLDEPTAGVDVELRRGMWEMIGRLRDSGVTIILTTHYIEEAEEMADSIGVISGGRIVLVEEKAALMQKLGKRQLTLQLQPPLNAIPSELADYPLTLSEGGRELVYSFDTQRERTGIAGLLRKLGDHGITYTNLRTEESSLEEIFVNLVRGRA comes from the coding sequence ATGCAGCCTATAATTGAGATCCGTGGGTTGGAAAAGACCTACGCATCCGGCTTCCAGGCCCTGAAAGGAGTCGATCTCGACATCCGCCGCGGCGAGATCCTGGCACTGCTCGGTCCGAACGGTGCCGGCAAGACGACGCTGATCAGCATCGTCTGCGGCATCGTCCGGGCGACATCGGGCAGCGTGACGGTGGACGGTCACGACATCCGGCGCGACTGGCGCGCCGCGCGGTCCCTGATCGGTCTGGTCCCCCAGGAACTGACGACCGAGTCGTTCGAGAGCGTCTGGGCGACCGTCAGCTTCAGCCGGGGCCTGTTCGGCAAGCCGCCCAACCCCGCGGTGATCGAGCGGATCCTGAAGGACCTGTCCCTGTGGGACAAGAAGGACACCAAGGTCATGGCGCTGTCCGGCGGCATGAAGCGGCGCGTGCTGATCGCGAAGGCGCTGTCGCACGAGCCGCGCATCCTGTTCCTGGACGAACCGACCGCCGGTGTGGATGTGGAGCTTCGCCGCGGCATGTGGGAGATGATCGGGCGCCTGCGCGACAGCGGCGTCACCATCATCCTGACCACCCACTATATCGAGGAGGCGGAGGAGATGGCCGACAGCATCGGCGTGATCTCCGGCGGCCGGATCGTCCTGGTGGAGGAAAAGGCCGCGTTGATGCAGAAGTTGGGGAAGCGGCAGCTGACCCTGCAATTGCAGCCCCCTTTGAACGCCATCCCATCCGAACTCGCCGACTACCCGCTCACGCTGTCGGAGGGCGGGCGGGAACTGGTCTACAGCTTCGACACGCAGCGGGAGCGCACCGGCATCGCCGGGCTTCTCCGCAAGCTGGGCGACCACGGCATCACTTACACGAACCTGCGCACCGAAGAGAGCTCCCTGGAGGAGATCTTCGTCAATCTGGTGAGGGGGCGGGCATGA
- a CDS encoding ABC transporter permease, whose translation MNLHAIKAIYVFELARTWRTLFQSIAGPVISTSLYFVVFGAAIGGRFASIEGVSYGAFLVPGLVMMSVLTESVSNASFGIYMPRYSGTIYELLSAPVSAFETVIGYVGAAATKSIILGTLILLTARLFVDFSIAHPVWMIAFLMLTSVTFSLLGFILGIWADGWEKLQIVPMLIVTPLAFLGGSFYSINMLPPFWQTVTLFNPVVYLVSGFRWSFYGASDMPVALSLGMTALLLVICLAVVWWIFRTGYKLKN comes from the coding sequence ATGAACCTTCATGCGATCAAGGCCATCTATGTCTTCGAACTGGCCCGCACCTGGCGCACGCTGTTCCAGAGCATCGCCGGCCCGGTGATCTCCACCTCGCTGTATTTCGTCGTGTTCGGGGCGGCGATCGGCGGGCGTTTCGCATCGATCGAGGGCGTCAGCTACGGCGCGTTTCTCGTCCCCGGCCTCGTCATGATGTCGGTCCTGACGGAAAGCGTGTCGAACGCGTCCTTCGGCATCTATATGCCACGCTATTCCGGCACTATCTACGAACTGCTGTCGGCCCCCGTCTCCGCCTTCGAGACGGTGATCGGCTATGTCGGCGCGGCGGCGACCAAGTCCATCATCCTTGGAACGCTGATCCTGCTGACGGCGCGGCTGTTCGTGGATTTTTCCATCGCGCACCCGGTCTGGATGATCGCCTTCCTCATGCTGACATCGGTGACCTTCAGCCTGCTCGGTTTCATTCTGGGTATCTGGGCCGACGGCTGGGAAAAGTTGCAGATCGTGCCGATGCTGATCGTGACACCACTCGCTTTCCTGGGCGGGAGCTTCTATTCGATCAACATGCTGCCGCCGTTCTGGCAGACGGTCACCCTGTTCAATCCGGTGGTCTATCTGGTCAGCGGCTTCCGCTGGAGCTTCTACGGCGCCTCCGACATGCCCGTCGCATTGAGCCTCGGCATGACCGCCCTGTTGCTGGTGATCTGCCTTGCCGTCGTGTGGTGGATTTTCCGCACGGGCTATAAGCTGAAGAACTGA